The stretch of DNA CGGATTTAATCATTGACATCCCATAAAGCAGTGATCGCAGCAAATGAGCGAAACGGAAAGCCGGCATCTTTTGGCCGTCTTATTTGTTTATATCCAGATTCGGACACATAAAGTTAACAGAATAATACTACATATACATTTTTGTGTTTGAGTTATATCCATATATAGTTTTCTTTGTTAAGATAGAGGGAAGAGAACATCTATCGAATCGACACGCTTTATGATAAAATGATGAACAGACTGGACTGATACGATGGTACTTTCTGATAAAGGAACAGCAACGATGCAAAAATCCCTCCAAACAAAAACCTTACTCATTGCATATGCTTCAGTCAGTGGCAACACGGAGGAAGTTGCCGAGCTGATTGCGGGAGAATTGAACCAAAAGCAGCAAGACGTGACGCTCTATTGCATCAATGGCAATGAGCCGTTTCCGCATGTTCCGGATTATGATGCGATGCTGATCGGCACGTATACATGGGGCTCAGGCGATACCCCATTCGATGTAAAGGATTTTGTGGCGGATGTAGGATATAAGCCAGAGAATGTATTTGTCTTTGGCACAGGAGATACGCAATTCGGCGGAGACGATATGTTTTGCATGGCGGCGGACAAGCTGGCAAAATTTTATCATTCACCGATTGCACCGCTCAAGATCGAGCAGTCACCAAGGGGATCTCAGGAAGAAGAAGTATTGGAATGGACGAGAGGAGTATTGGAATGGCTAAATTGATGAAGGCTGCGGTGCTTGAGCCGAAGCATCCAAATAAATCTACTGCATTATTCAACGGGGAAGCAAGCGGAATCCTGCATTGGGATAATGTTGCATACCCGCATTTCTATGAATTGCGCAAAACGATCCGCGGTCTGTTCTGGACTGCAAATGAAGTGAATATGGTGGCAGATACAAAGCAATTCGCTCATCTATCGGAGCAGGAGCGTACAGCATTCCTGAAAATCATCGGTTTGCTTGCGACATTGGACGGTCCGCAAACGGATATCGCCTCCAAAATCGCTGCTTATTCGACAGATCCTAGTGTCAAATCTATCCTGGCAACGATTGCCGACCAGGAAAGCGAGCATAATCACAGCTATACGTATGTACTGGCTTCTGTTACAAATTATGATAACCAGATTGCATCTTTCAATGAAGGGCGCACGGATAAAGTATTGCTTGAACGCAATGAAAGAATTGCGGCTGTATATAACGAATTTGCACAAAATCCGACAATCGAAACAGTCCTTAAAGCAATGGTTTACTCAGCTCTATTGGAAGGCTTATTCTTCTACAGCGGGTTTGCGTTCTTTTATAATTTGGCACGCAACCAGAAAATGGTCGGCACTTCCACGATGATTTCTTATATCAATCGGGATGAACTGCATCATGGCCGTTTCATCAGTGAATTATTCCGAGCAACGCTGGCGGAAAATCCGGAGTATAACAACGAGGAATTCATTGAGTGGGTATATGATCAATTCCGTCATTCTGTCGAGCAGGAAACAAGATGGAGCCGTTATGTACTTGATGGTATCGATGGCATCAACTTGGATGATATGGAAGGCTACGTAAAATATCGTGCAAATAAAATGCTGCGCATGCTCGGACTAAGCGAGATTTACGAAGGCTATGAAAAGAATCCGATGAAGTGGATCCGTGCTTACACAGATAACTTCAACGGTACAAAATCCGATTTCTTCGAACAGAAGTCCCGCCAGTACACAAAAACCAGTGACCTGAACGGGTTTGACGATCTATAAGAACAGCAAAGAGCCAGCCGGTCACGGCTGGCTCTGGTTATATACTTCTTTCTTTTGTACAACCCGGTGTATGTGAATGGTCAGGTAAAGCAAATCCTCATTGGTAAGCTGCTCCTGATACATCTTTTGGATATAGGATTGGATTTTCTGCGCACAGGAGAAGGCTTTGCTGTAATTGACCTTCACCATCTCGAATAAACTATTATCTTCCTCTTTCTGGCTGCGATGGTTCAGGATTCGCTGAGCAAAAAATTTCAAATGGGTAACAAATCGATAATAGGCAAGCGACTCTTCGTCATATTCAATGCCAAAATGAAATTTTACAATGTGAAGGACGTCCTGGATGAACTTTGTGATATTGATCATGACTGGCATATCTTCGTTCATTTGTGCATTGACTATATGCAAGGCAATGAAGCCTGCCTCATCTTCAGGCAGAATGATACCGACTTTCTCGGCTATGATCGATAGGGCGTGCTGTCCGATTCGATATTCATCTGGATAAAAACGTTTTGTTTCCCAAAGCAACGCGTTCTTTATATCAATTCCCTGCTGAAAACGTTCTACAGCATAATAGATGTGATCAGTCAAACTTACATAGATATTATCGTGTATCTTCTTGTTGGTGTGCTGTTTGGCGTATCGGATGATCTCTTCGGATACCTCGACGAAAGAAAGCGGTATTTCAGCCAATAATTCCATCAGCCGTTTATTCATTTCCTTATCATCGAGCTTGAATATCTTCTCGATACGGGACTCATCCACTTTATCACCGGCTTTGCGGCCAAAAGCAATACCCCGTCCCATGATGACAAGCTCATGTTCCTGCTCGTCCAAGACGGTGATGACATTATTATTCAACACTTGCTTGATCTGCATCAGGATCACCTATTCCTTAAAAGAGGATAATCTATCTAGGTCTATAGTATAGGAAAATGAGAACGATTACAATCGCCATTGCCTACAAAAAAGTGAGCGGCTCGATCATCTCCGATATTCAGGCCATTTCATCCCCATCTTCCTATCGTTGGATTGATGAACCGGGATCCAGAGAGCTTAAAGGAGAGATGTATCAACTTCCCTTGGTGCGCTCTATCTTCTGGATTGCCGGAATTATCGATCCTTAGTTTTGTCTTTGAGGATGGATCGCTATCAGAGGATAAAGGGATGTGATGCTGCTGATGCAGCCCTTTTATTCGCTGAGGGCTCATGAGAAGCAGGGTGATGTTTTTTGAGATGGATTGCCAAAATCAGATGCAGATGTTATTTTGTTGCTATACCGTCTGGACGGTTAGGGGTGAAAGAATGAAAACACAAGATAGAATCTTGGACGCAGCTGCTAAGCTCATCCTTGAAGAGGGCGTCAGTAATGTCACGCTTGAAAAAATAGCCAAGCGGGCAGAGATCAGTAAAGGCGGCTTGCTATATCATTATCGTACAAAGGAATCTCTATATCAGGAGATGAATTTGACTGCTATAAGAGAATTTGAAGAAACGATTGATCGTTATCTTAAAGAAAAGCCAAATGGGAGAGGAGCTTATACAAGGGCTTATGCATTAGCCACGCTGGAGGATATCCAAAAAGGGGCAATACATCGAAGCAGCGCGCTTATTTCCATCTTTAGCGACCATCCAGAAATCTTGGAGCTCTGGAAAGAAGGTTATTCGAGATGGCAGCAGCAGCTCGAGCAGGACGGTTTGGAATGGGAAGAGATGGCTACGATTCGCTTTGTCTGTGATGGGCTATGGTTCAATGAGATGTCTGGAATGACCAGCACATCGGCCTTTGCGGCAGAATTAATGCACAGGCTGCTGGACCGGATGGATAAAGGAGGAAAATGAAAATGGGTTATTTATTCTTGGCGGCTTCCATACTGTTTGAAGTTTTCAGCTCGACAATGCTGAAATTATCGGATGGATTTAAGCGGCTGCTGCCTATCATCGGCATTGTAGTGGGCTATGGCATAAGCTTTTATGCATTGTCGATTACATTGCAATCGTTGCCGCTAGGGGTGGTTTATGCTACCTGGAGCGGGGTCGGGACGATTTTGACGGTTGTGATCGGTATATTGCTTTTCAAGGAGAAAATCAATAAAAAAGGAGCACTGGGCATTGCTATATTGCTTGTCGGGCTTATATTGATGAATTTATCAAAGTAAAGGAAGATGTGGTATGAAAGCAGGTTTATTTCTTGCAGCGGCAATCATATTGGAGACGATTGCTTCTTCCATGCTGAAAGTATCCGACGGATTTTCTGTATTGCTTCCATCTGTCATTGTGGTGATCGGATATCTTGGAGCATTCCTATTTTTATCTTTTACGCTGAAATCCATGTCTTTGTCCACAGCTTACGCAACCTGGTCGGGAGCAGGGACAGCACTCACGGCGATGATCGGAATAGGGTTTTTCGGAGAATCGGTATCACTGATGAAATTCAGTGGATTGATATTGGTCATTGTCGGCTTGGTGCTTCTCAATACACAGCATAAGGAAGCAAAAGAAAAAGAAGCTTCGGCTCAATGAAATAAGAGGTACTGCGCAGACGGTACCTCTTATTTTTTCAGCACATATATTAGCAGGATACGCATTTCTTGAAATCAGGGCATGGCCCTTTTGTATTCAGCGAGAAGATTTCCGTAAGAAAATTTAACAGAAAACTTTGAAAATTATAGCGAGGCAGATAAGATTAGTAGTAACCAATTGAGTCGACAATCGACGGAGGATACGTTTCATAAGGCAGGTGTCTCGTATAAAACAACTTGATTTAAGTAAGCAGGGACTTTCTTATATCATCTCAGAATATATCATGGAACAAATCATAACAGGCGAATTGAAAGCGGGAGATAAATTAATCGAAAGCCAATATGCTGAACAATTTGGGACAAGCAGAGCCCCTATCCGGGAAGCTTTCATCCTTTTGACAAACCAAGGGTTATTAGAGAAAATCCCTCGTAAAGGTACAGTCGTGCGTGGTTATACAAAAGCTGATATATCGGATATTTTGGAACTTCGCATTGTCCTGGAAGAGATGGCGATGAGCCGCATCATTGAAAGAGGGATCATATCTGATTGTGTTTTGAAAATGGAAGGGATACTCATTCAAATGCATGTCAATCAAAACAAAAGTGATTATACCAAGCTTAATTATCTCTTCCATCAATGCATTATCGATATGGCGGGTAGCAGCATCATCAAGAAAATGTATGAAGGATTGGGAATATCCCTTTTGGGACTGCAGAGCTTAACATTTTCAGACAAGCAAAATGTAGCTAAATCGATCAAAGATCATCGTGTCATTGTTTCTTTGCTGAAAGAAAATCAAGCAAGCGAAGTGGCTGCCTTACTTCAGCAGCACAACAAGGATTTACTGCACCATGTCAAGCGGCGTATCCATGCGGGAATGAGCTGATCGAAATGATCAGCTTCCATATAAAGTCGACAATCGACTTAAAGGAGGAACAAGATGAAAGCATTCTTTTCCAGGCATTCTGCAGGCAAGTATTCCGTGTTGGTTTTATTGTTCATCGGATGGTGCATTTCGTATATTGATCGAGCAGCAATCAGTATTGCATTGGCATCCATCGGCGCTGAC from Terribacillus sp. FSL K6-0262 encodes:
- a CDS encoding PRD domain-containing protein, whose translation is MQIKQVLNNNVITVLDEQEHELVIMGRGIAFGRKAGDKVDESRIEKIFKLDDKEMNKRLMELLAEIPLSFVEVSEEIIRYAKQHTNKKIHDNIYVSLTDHIYYAVERFQQGIDIKNALLWETKRFYPDEYRIGQHALSIIAEKVGIILPEDEAGFIALHIVNAQMNEDMPVMINITKFIQDVLHIVKFHFGIEYDEESLAYYRFVTHLKFFAQRILNHRSQKEEDNSLFEMVKVNYSKAFSCAQKIQSYIQKMYQEQLTNEDLLYLTIHIHRVVQKKEVYNQSQP
- a CDS encoding multidrug efflux SMR transporter, translating into MKMGYLFLAASILFEVFSSTMLKLSDGFKRLLPIIGIVVGYGISFYALSITLQSLPLGVVYATWSGVGTILTVVIGILLFKEKINKKGALGIAILLVGLILMNLSK
- a CDS encoding GntR family transcriptional regulator, coding for MSRIKQLDLSKQGLSYIISEYIMEQIITGELKAGDKLIESQYAEQFGTSRAPIREAFILLTNQGLLEKIPRKGTVVRGYTKADISDILELRIVLEEMAMSRIIERGIISDCVLKMEGILIQMHVNQNKSDYTKLNYLFHQCIIDMAGSSIIKKMYEGLGISLLGLQSLTFSDKQNVAKSIKDHRVIVSLLKENQASEVAALLQQHNKDLLHHVKRRIHAGMS
- a CDS encoding multidrug efflux SMR transporter, whose amino-acid sequence is MKAGLFLAAAIILETIASSMLKVSDGFSVLLPSVIVVIGYLGAFLFLSFTLKSMSLSTAYATWSGAGTALTAMIGIGFFGESVSLMKFSGLILVIVGLVLLNTQHKEAKEKEASAQ
- a CDS encoding flavodoxin, which produces MQKSLQTKTLLIAYASVSGNTEEVAELIAGELNQKQQDVTLYCINGNEPFPHVPDYDAMLIGTYTWGSGDTPFDVKDFVADVGYKPENVFVFGTGDTQFGGDDMFCMAADKLAKFYHSPIAPLKIEQSPRGSQEEEVLEWTRGVLEWLN
- a CDS encoding TetR/AcrR family transcriptional regulator, translated to MKTQDRILDAAAKLILEEGVSNVTLEKIAKRAEISKGGLLYHYRTKESLYQEMNLTAIREFEETIDRYLKEKPNGRGAYTRAYALATLEDIQKGAIHRSSALISIFSDHPEILELWKEGYSRWQQQLEQDGLEWEEMATIRFVCDGLWFNEMSGMTSTSAFAAELMHRLLDRMDKGGK
- a CDS encoding ribonucleotide-diphosphate reductase subunit beta, which translates into the protein MAKLMKAAVLEPKHPNKSTALFNGEASGILHWDNVAYPHFYELRKTIRGLFWTANEVNMVADTKQFAHLSEQERTAFLKIIGLLATLDGPQTDIASKIAAYSTDPSVKSILATIADQESEHNHSYTYVLASVTNYDNQIASFNEGRTDKVLLERNERIAAVYNEFAQNPTIETVLKAMVYSALLEGLFFYSGFAFFYNLARNQKMVGTSTMISYINRDELHHGRFISELFRATLAENPEYNNEEFIEWVYDQFRHSVEQETRWSRYVLDGIDGINLDDMEGYVKYRANKMLRMLGLSEIYEGYEKNPMKWIRAYTDNFNGTKSDFFEQKSRQYTKTSDLNGFDDL